A single Paenibacillus kribbensis DNA region contains:
- the rsgA gene encoding ribosome small subunit-dependent GTPase A, with protein sequence MPEGLIVKALSGYYYVSSLDQDGRPVSGEATVQCRARGIFKKKEITPLVGDQVVYELTENGEGMVKEIRKRVTELIRPPVANTTLAVLLFSLREPDLNLPLLDKFLVHIEHAGLDTIICLTKRDLYEGSPSEDDTVLAVQEIYRKIGYEVLVTSARTGEGTAELKNLLAGQISVFSGQSGVGKSSMLNALQPGLTLETSAISNKLGRGKHTTRHVELIPLDNGGFVADTPGFSQLDFLELGVDELSPCFREFQQYAESCKFRGCTHIHEPGCKVREAVEEGHISQGRYDSYLQFYQELKEKKRRY encoded by the coding sequence ATGCCTGAAGGTCTGATCGTCAAGGCACTCAGCGGATATTATTATGTCTCCAGCCTGGATCAGGATGGGCGCCCGGTATCCGGCGAAGCTACAGTACAATGCAGAGCACGCGGCATTTTTAAGAAAAAAGAGATTACGCCTCTTGTCGGCGATCAGGTCGTTTACGAACTGACTGAGAACGGGGAAGGTATGGTCAAAGAGATTAGAAAGCGTGTGACAGAGCTTATCCGTCCGCCGGTGGCTAATACCACGCTTGCCGTGCTATTGTTTTCCCTGCGTGAGCCGGATTTGAATCTGCCGCTGCTAGATAAGTTTTTGGTGCATATTGAGCACGCTGGGCTGGATACGATTATCTGTCTGACCAAGCGTGATTTGTATGAAGGCAGTCCTTCGGAGGATGATACGGTTTTGGCCGTTCAGGAAATATATCGGAAGATCGGTTATGAGGTGCTGGTGACCAGCGCCCGTACCGGGGAAGGCACGGCTGAGCTTAAGAACCTGCTGGCTGGTCAAATTAGCGTGTTCTCCGGGCAGTCAGGTGTAGGAAAGTCTTCTATGCTTAATGCGTTGCAGCCGGGGCTGACGCTAGAGACGAGCGCTATTAGCAATAAGCTGGGGCGAGGAAAACATACGACTCGTCATGTGGAGCTAATTCCTCTGGATAACGGCGGCTTTGTAGCCGATACACCAGGTTTTAGTCAGTTGGATTTTTTGGAGCTGGGTGTGGATGAGTTATCACCCTGCTTTCGTGAATTCCAGCAGTATGCGGAGAGTTGTAAATTTCGAGGCTGCACCCATATTCACGAGCCCGGTTGTAAAGTAAGAGAGGCCGTGGAAGAAGGACATATTTCTCAGGGGCGGTATGACAGCTACTTGCAATTCTACCAGGAACTAAAAGAAAAAAAGCGGAGGTATTGA
- the pknB gene encoding Stk1 family PASTA domain-containing Ser/Thr kinase: protein MIGHLLGGRYEIIERIGGGGMALVYKAQDILLNRNVAVKVLRQQFVHDEEFIRRFRREAQSAASLSHSNVVSIYDVGQEDEIHYIVMEYVEGKNLNEIIKERAPLQVDEAVRIASQICDALEHAHQNQIIHRDIKPHNILIGRNGRVKVTDFGIARAVTSTTITQTGSVVGSVHYFSPEHAKGVVTGEKSDLYSLGIVLYQMLTAQLPFLGESPISVALKHLQEEFEEPRKINPLIPQSVENVILKSMRKNPEERYQSADEMLQDLETCLLPGRRNESKLEFAHLDDEDQTRVIPAIKPQQMGMSSNGSDAPVQPREAEQLPSKQSSKKNRKKAIFWVTLVLVLLLAMGGLVYYVQSALVVPDVKVPSVLTLTEDQAKVNLTKLGLLIEEPVQHEYKEGIAPGVVFYQSYPADSLVKEGTKISLKVGIAKPLTPMPDVKGQSYENAVKLLTAQQIKETQIQQNEQFSDQAVGTVLSQTPAANEPFDKDSVQVVLTVSKGANTVKMPNLVGMTQNQAENEVKKMGLRVGSIKEEYSYEQEKGKVTKQWPSEAGSELPPNTEITIYVSTGYPPEAIMLPFNVPVAPKEEGKNSKIRITYTDARGENQEWGSRTINTTQVFTINLLMAPNKDSVVSVFRDGAFVDTYPVSYIDAKNGTVTMPQIAPPAGTSPTDPSDGNSSQSGSSSGSDGEGNNGEPSNNSGGDPNNPDGTGGEPSAFVPGTDSTGVAGSELAVSHYNNLGKGSGSHKKKGKVIEAVQHQ from the coding sequence ATGATCGGACACCTGCTAGGGGGAAGATACGAAATTATTGAGCGCATCGGTGGCGGTGGTATGGCGCTGGTGTATAAGGCTCAAGACATTTTGCTGAATCGTAATGTGGCGGTTAAAGTGCTGCGTCAGCAATTTGTTCATGATGAGGAATTTATTCGCCGTTTTCGGCGTGAGGCACAGTCTGCGGCCTCACTTTCCCATTCGAATGTAGTTAGTATTTATGATGTCGGCCAAGAGGATGAAATCCATTATATTGTAATGGAGTATGTCGAAGGTAAAAATTTGAATGAGATTATTAAAGAACGTGCGCCGTTGCAGGTAGATGAAGCAGTGCGGATTGCTTCCCAGATTTGTGATGCACTGGAGCACGCCCACCAAAATCAGATCATTCACCGGGACATTAAGCCCCATAATATATTGATTGGACGTAATGGACGGGTCAAGGTAACCGATTTTGGGATTGCCAGAGCTGTTACGTCAACGACAATTACTCAGACTGGCTCTGTTGTGGGTTCTGTTCACTATTTTTCACCTGAGCATGCAAAAGGAGTCGTCACTGGCGAGAAATCGGACTTATATTCTTTAGGGATTGTGTTATACCAAATGCTGACGGCGCAGCTTCCTTTTTTGGGAGAAAGTCCAATCAGTGTAGCGCTCAAGCATTTGCAAGAGGAATTTGAGGAACCGCGCAAAATTAATCCGTTGATTCCGCAAAGCGTGGAAAATGTCATTCTAAAATCTATGCGCAAAAATCCGGAGGAACGCTATCAGTCGGCAGACGAAATGCTGCAAGACTTGGAAACCTGTCTACTACCGGGGCGTCGCAATGAATCCAAGCTGGAATTTGCACATTTGGATGATGAGGATCAAACACGGGTTATTCCGGCGATAAAGCCTCAACAAATGGGGATGTCTTCCAATGGAAGCGACGCGCCTGTCCAACCTCGTGAAGCAGAACAGCTTCCAAGCAAGCAATCGTCCAAGAAGAATAGAAAAAAGGCGATCTTTTGGGTAACACTAGTGTTGGTGCTGCTGCTTGCCATGGGTGGACTGGTATACTATGTGCAAAGTGCACTCGTCGTGCCTGATGTAAAAGTACCCAGTGTACTGACACTGACAGAAGACCAAGCGAAAGTAAATCTTACTAAACTAGGATTGCTCATTGAGGAGCCCGTCCAGCATGAATACAAAGAGGGAATTGCGCCAGGAGTTGTTTTTTATCAAAGTTATCCGGCAGATTCTTTAGTCAAGGAAGGGACCAAGATTAGTCTGAAAGTCGGGATTGCCAAGCCGCTTACTCCGATGCCGGATGTTAAGGGGCAAAGCTACGAGAATGCAGTGAAGCTGCTGACCGCCCAGCAAATTAAGGAGACGCAGATTCAGCAAAATGAGCAGTTCAGTGATCAGGCCGTAGGAACCGTCCTCAGTCAGACACCGGCTGCAAATGAGCCTTTCGATAAGGACTCGGTTCAAGTAGTCCTTACGGTCAGCAAAGGTGCGAACACGGTAAAAATGCCGAATTTGGTGGGTATGACGCAGAACCAAGCAGAAAATGAGGTCAAAAAGATGGGGCTGAGGGTTGGCTCGATCAAAGAGGAATATAGCTATGAGCAGGAAAAAGGTAAAGTAACCAAACAATGGCCATCAGAGGCAGGCAGTGAGTTGCCTCCAAATACGGAAATTACGATTTATGTAAGTACCGGTTACCCGCCAGAAGCGATTATGCTGCCATTCAATGTGCCTGTTGCACCAAAGGAAGAGGGCAAAAACAGCAAAATTCGTATCACTTATACGGATGCACGTGGAGAAAATCAGGAATGGGGAAGCCGTACGATTAATACGACACAGGTGTTCACGATCAATCTGTTGATGGCACCGAACAAGGACAGTGTTGTCTCTGTATTTAGAGACGGAGCTTTTGTTGATACGTATCCTGTTTCTTATATTGATGCGAAAAATGGCACGGTGACGATGCCTCAAATTGCTCCGCCTGCCGGAACGTCACCAACGGATCCTTCTGATGGCAATTCTTCACAGAGTGGCAGTAGCAGTGGAAGTGACGGGGAAGGGAATAACGGAGAACCTTCTAATAATAGCGGAGGCGACCCTAACAACCCGGATGGGACCGGAGGCGAGCCTTCCGCCTTTGTTCCTGGAACGGATTCTACGGGAGTTGCGGGCAGTGAGTTGGCAGTTAGTCATTATAACAACTTGGGCAAAGGGAGCGGTTCCCATAAAAAGAAGGGAAAAGTGATTGAGGCTGTACAGCATCAGTAA
- the rsmB gene encoding 16S rRNA (cytosine(967)-C(5))-methyltransferase RsmB, translated as MSGGHSRQGDQGKRAGARAGSTRKLTAREVALDVLTGVEQEGAYSNLELNRRLQQAGLSASDAGLATELVYGTVARRNTLDYYLNKFVQKGTAKLQAWVRSLLRMSVYQIVYLDRIPDHAVVSEAVTIAKRRGHQGISGMVNGVLRSMLREPDKLRIPDGLSAEERISLEHSHPQWLVKRWIKQYGVETAEAICQADNEPPAVSVRVNTTMTSRDQLLDEMLAKGVDAVPSVVSPYGIVVRSGGNMALTSWYTDGLLSVQDESSMLVAEAVAPEPGMLVLDCCAAPGGKTAHMAELMKDQGRIIANDLHAHKHHLIQEQADRLGLEAVETVTGDALELKERYAPASFDRILLDAPCSGFGVIRRKPDLRWSKTEQDVRDITQLQHKLLDSVAGLLKPGGILVYSTCTIEPDENEGQLTRFLSEHPEYELAEGHSFPGVSRDTKGAQCGSLQLLPQHFHSDGFYIARLRRLK; from the coding sequence GTGAGCGGGGGGCACTCCCGTCAGGGAGACCAAGGCAAGAGAGCAGGTGCCAGAGCTGGCAGCACCCGTAAACTAACGGCGCGGGAGGTTGCACTTGATGTGTTGACCGGGGTGGAGCAAGAGGGCGCATATAGCAACCTCGAGCTAAATCGTCGGCTACAGCAAGCAGGCTTGTCCGCAAGTGATGCCGGCTTGGCGACAGAACTTGTGTACGGCACAGTCGCACGCCGTAATACACTGGATTATTATTTGAACAAGTTTGTTCAAAAAGGAACGGCCAAGCTCCAGGCCTGGGTACGTTCACTACTGCGGATGAGTGTGTACCAGATTGTGTATCTGGATCGTATCCCGGATCATGCCGTCGTTAGTGAAGCCGTGACCATTGCCAAGCGGCGCGGGCATCAGGGGATTTCGGGTATGGTCAATGGTGTGCTGCGCAGCATGCTGCGCGAGCCGGACAAGCTGCGTATTCCTGACGGTTTGTCAGCCGAGGAGCGGATCTCATTAGAGCATTCCCATCCACAATGGCTGGTTAAGCGCTGGATTAAGCAATATGGTGTAGAAACAGCAGAGGCGATTTGTCAGGCTGATAATGAGCCACCTGCGGTCAGCGTGCGGGTAAATACGACCATGACCAGCCGTGATCAATTATTGGACGAGATGCTCGCCAAAGGGGTGGACGCTGTTCCTTCGGTAGTTAGCCCTTACGGGATAGTTGTTCGCAGCGGCGGCAACATGGCGCTTACCTCCTGGTATACGGACGGCTTGTTGTCCGTACAGGATGAAAGCTCCATGCTTGTTGCGGAAGCAGTTGCGCCTGAGCCTGGCATGCTGGTACTGGATTGCTGTGCCGCTCCGGGTGGCAAAACAGCTCATATGGCTGAGCTAATGAAGGACCAAGGCCGGATTATTGCGAACGATTTGCATGCCCATAAGCATCATTTGATTCAGGAGCAGGCTGATCGGCTGGGACTGGAGGCCGTGGAGACGGTCACCGGAGATGCGCTGGAGCTGAAAGAACGTTATGCTCCAGCTTCTTTTGACCGCATTTTGCTTGATGCGCCATGCTCCGGCTTTGGAGTCATTCGCCGTAAGCCGGACTTGCGCTGGAGTAAAACGGAGCAGGATGTGCGCGACATTACACAGCTTCAGCATAAGCTGCTCGACAGTGTAGCCGGACTATTGAAGCCGGGTGGTATTCTGGTATACAGCACATGTACGATTGAGCCTGACGAAAACGAAGGACAATTGACCCGGTTTTTAAGCGAGCATCCCGAGTATGAATTGGCAGAAGGACATTCTTTCCCGGGCGTGAGCCGCGATACAAAGGGCGCTCAGTGCGGCTCGTTGCAGCTGTTGCCACAGCATTTTCACAGTGACGGATTTTATATCGCGCGTCTGCGCCGGTTAAAGTAG
- a CDS encoding Stp1/IreP family PP2C-type Ser/Thr phosphatase, with protein sequence MIKTVHVSHVGRVRSVNEDSAWIRHLEQGYILGIVADGMGGHLAGDTASRLAVETLAADLATLESGLSAHSLTAALSDAILHANEVIFQTAARDEKYHNMGTTVVAVLLNDASGIIGHIGDSRAYVISKGTVRQITEDHTLVNELFKNGQISKEERENHPRRNVLTRALGTDSEVKVDIDSIALGKGDVLLLCSDGLSNLVTEEQISKVVGAADNPLEERADRLLHLALLAGGDDNITVALFELPDDTVSLSEKGCDA encoded by the coding sequence TTGATCAAAACAGTTCATGTCAGCCATGTCGGACGTGTACGTTCGGTGAATGAGGATTCTGCCTGGATCAGGCATTTGGAGCAAGGGTATATTCTTGGGATTGTTGCCGATGGAATGGGGGGGCATTTGGCCGGTGATACGGCCAGCCGCCTCGCGGTTGAGACACTTGCCGCTGATTTGGCGACGTTGGAGAGCGGATTATCCGCACATTCTTTGACCGCGGCGCTCAGCGACGCTATTTTGCATGCCAATGAAGTGATCTTCCAAACGGCTGCGCGCGATGAAAAGTATCATAATATGGGAACGACAGTTGTGGCTGTTTTGCTAAACGATGCTTCCGGAATTATCGGACATATCGGGGACAGCCGAGCCTATGTGATATCCAAAGGGACGGTACGTCAGATTACAGAAGATCACACTCTGGTTAATGAGTTATTCAAAAATGGTCAGATCAGCAAGGAAGAGCGGGAGAACCATCCCCGTCGCAATGTGCTGACACGGGCGCTGGGCACTGATTCCGAGGTGAAAGTGGATATTGACTCCATTGCGCTGGGCAAAGGTGATGTGTTGTTGCTGTGCAGTGACGGACTAAGCAATCTGGTCACCGAGGAACAAATCAGCAAGGTAGTAGGGGCTGCAGACAATCCTTTGGAGGAACGAGCGGATCGTTTGCTACATTTGGCATTGCTTGCCGGAGGAGATGATAATATCACGGTAGCTTTGTTTGAATTGCCTGACGATACGGTTTCATTGAGTGAAAAGGGGTGTGACGCATGA
- the def gene encoding peptide deformylase, producing MSIRIIVLEPDDVLHKVAKEVTKVTPNVQKLLDDMADTMYEAEGVGLAAPQVGILKRLIVVDAGDEHGLIKMINPEIVAEEGEQLGPEGCLSIPGLNGDVRRAEKVTVKGLDREGKAITVTATGLLSRAFQHEIDHLNGVLFTDIAEKVYEVAPEQPGSNRKAGE from the coding sequence ATGTCAATTAGAATTATCGTATTGGAGCCGGATGATGTACTGCATAAAGTAGCCAAGGAGGTTACTAAAGTTACACCTAACGTGCAGAAGCTGCTTGACGATATGGCAGATACGATGTATGAAGCGGAGGGAGTAGGTCTTGCCGCTCCGCAAGTAGGCATTTTGAAGCGTCTGATCGTTGTGGATGCCGGAGATGAGCATGGTTTGATTAAAATGATCAATCCGGAAATCGTGGCAGAAGAAGGAGAGCAGTTGGGTCCTGAAGGCTGCTTGAGTATTCCGGGTCTGAACGGGGATGTGCGTCGTGCCGAGAAGGTTACAGTCAAGGGACTGGATCGTGAGGGCAAGGCCATTACTGTTACAGCGACAGGATTGCTTTCTCGTGCTTTTCAGCATGAAATCGATCATTTGAACGGAGTTTTGTTCACGGATATTGCGGAAAAAGTATATGAGGTTGCTCCGGAACAGCCAGGATCGAACCGTAAGGCAGGGGAGTGA
- the fmt gene encoding methionyl-tRNA formyltransferase, which produces MSQDIRIIFMGTPEFAVPSLNMLLDNGYNVVGVITQPDKPQGRKKILMPTPVKEAAEKRGLPVLQPTRLRQPEAVAQVAELRPDLIVTAAYGQILPKSVLDLPRFGCLNVHGSLLPRYRGGAPIQRAIINGETVTGVTLMYMAEGLDTGDMISRVEVAIEPEDTSGTIFEKLSVAGAKLLQGELPKLLAGQSARTPQNEEEATYAPNLSRDDERIPWHDSAQQIYNRIRGLVPFSGAFTLWEENVFKVWAAEQPSTEWASTKGASISNEADGSNTPAPGTVLQLNARGIEVQTGSGTIWLTQVQPAGKKVMEAGNFARGGQMKPGMVLG; this is translated from the coding sequence ATGAGTCAAGACATTCGTATTATCTTTATGGGCACACCGGAGTTTGCTGTGCCTTCGCTGAACATGCTGCTGGACAACGGCTACAATGTGGTCGGTGTGATTACCCAGCCGGATAAGCCGCAGGGACGCAAAAAAATATTGATGCCTACACCAGTCAAGGAAGCGGCGGAGAAGCGCGGATTGCCCGTGCTTCAACCGACCCGCCTGCGTCAGCCGGAAGCGGTGGCACAGGTGGCGGAGCTGCGTCCAGATCTGATCGTAACCGCAGCTTATGGGCAAATTTTGCCTAAATCCGTATTGGACTTGCCCCGTTTCGGCTGCCTGAATGTGCATGGCTCGCTGCTTCCCCGTTATCGGGGAGGAGCGCCGATTCAGCGTGCGATCATTAACGGTGAAACCGTTACGGGTGTGACGCTGATGTATATGGCGGAAGGGCTGGATACCGGCGATATGATATCACGGGTTGAGGTTGCTATTGAGCCGGAGGATACGTCCGGTACGATTTTCGAGAAGCTGAGCGTAGCCGGAGCAAAGCTTTTACAGGGTGAGCTGCCGAAGCTGCTGGCAGGGCAATCGGCGCGCACGCCGCAAAACGAGGAAGAGGCCACCTATGCCCCCAATCTGAGTCGTGACGATGAGCGCATTCCATGGCATGATAGTGCGCAGCAGATATACAACCGGATTCGCGGGCTTGTTCCCTTTTCCGGGGCATTTACGCTGTGGGAGGAAAATGTTTTTAAAGTGTGGGCTGCTGAGCAGCCTTCCACTGAATGGGCTTCCACCAAAGGAGCTTCCATAAGTAATGAAGCGGATGGCTCCAATACTCCAGCGCCCGGAACGGTTCTTCAATTGAACGCCCGAGGCATTGAAGTACAGACGGGCAGCGGTACGATCTGGCTGACTCAGGTTCAACCGGCAGGCAAGAAGGTTATGGAAGCCGGGAACTTTGCGCGCGGCGGACAAATGAAGCCAGGCATGGTGCTCGGGTGA
- the priA gene encoding primosomal protein N', with amino-acid sequence METGNLVAKVIVDVPAKDTDRTFDYLIPDSMRPWIEPGSRVAVPFGKRTVQAFVISVVPAEEPPKYRMRAIQELLDLVPPLSPDLVELGKWMSERYACNQIMALQVMIPTALKGKAERYISIAEQHAFANASPVHAIQDPDDLQRTMQSDQGEELEWALLTDDGMSDPTERRIVSFIQEKEQVPLQQLSRRFPEEAEVIKALLRRGVLQESQVIKDKLSKKTMKAVDLAISIDKASAALEKFSAKAQRQREVLAFLLERSEFLPLPLKEVLTSLSVSAATVKALEDKGYVITEDVEVFRDPYRGRRFKPTEPLPLTSEQQSVYERIVRQLDMREQGAYLLHGVTGSGKTEVYLQSIQRCISQNRQAIVLVPEISLTPQMVERFKGRFGDQVAVMHSRLSGGERYDEWRKIREGRVKVAIGARSAVFAPFRELGLIIMDEEHETSYKQEETPKYHARDVAIRRAHQHGAVVILGSATPSLESYYAARSQSNDEFAPLLLEMPTRALGNTLPEVHIMDMREELRAGNRSMFSRALHQGIAERLERKEQTVLLLNRRGHSTFVMCRSCGYVAGCPHCDISLTYHQRSNNLRCHYCGYSEPVPQICPECGSEHIRYFGTGTQRVEEELAKLFPGIRVVRMDVDTTSEKNAHEKLLKQFRDKKADVLLGTQMVAKGLDFPDVTLVGVITADSALNLPDFRAAEKTFQLLTQVAGRAGRHQLPGEVFVQSYTPEHYSVIHASRHDYASFVREELKHRRNLHYPPYCRLILVTFSHEQLPVLVRLAENYSATLQGRARQRGWFGNMDRLTSDVLDILGPVASPISRIKNRYRFQCMIKWRGNIDAIGLAQQVADEMAESAQAQKLLISLDVDPQMLM; translated from the coding sequence ATGGAGACAGGCAATTTAGTTGCCAAGGTCATTGTCGATGTGCCAGCCAAGGATACGGACCGTACCTTCGATTATCTGATACCGGATTCAATGAGGCCTTGGATTGAGCCGGGTAGCCGGGTAGCTGTGCCGTTCGGCAAACGAACGGTGCAGGCTTTTGTCATTTCGGTAGTTCCTGCCGAGGAGCCGCCTAAATACCGGATGAGAGCGATTCAGGAGTTGCTGGATTTGGTACCGCCATTATCTCCTGATCTTGTGGAGCTGGGCAAATGGATGAGTGAACGCTATGCCTGCAATCAAATTATGGCCTTGCAAGTGATGATTCCTACCGCATTAAAGGGTAAAGCGGAACGTTACATTTCCATCGCTGAACAGCATGCGTTTGCAAATGCCTCGCCTGTTCATGCTATCCAGGACCCAGATGATTTACAGCGTACCATGCAATCAGATCAAGGAGAAGAGCTCGAATGGGCTCTTCTCACCGATGATGGTATGAGCGACCCGACGGAGCGTCGGATTGTCAGTTTTATTCAGGAGAAGGAGCAAGTCCCTTTGCAGCAGCTCAGTCGCCGTTTTCCCGAGGAGGCGGAGGTCATTAAAGCACTGTTGCGGCGGGGAGTGCTCCAGGAAAGTCAGGTTATCAAAGACAAACTCAGCAAAAAGACCATGAAAGCTGTTGACCTGGCTATAAGTATAGACAAGGCCTCAGCGGCATTGGAGAAATTTTCTGCCAAAGCGCAGCGTCAGCGGGAGGTACTTGCTTTTTTGCTGGAACGTAGCGAGTTTCTGCCTCTGCCGCTGAAGGAAGTCCTGACCTCACTGAGTGTATCGGCTGCAACGGTCAAGGCGCTGGAAGATAAGGGTTATGTGATCACAGAGGATGTGGAAGTGTTCCGCGATCCGTACCGGGGCAGGCGCTTTAAGCCTACAGAGCCGCTGCCCCTCACATCAGAGCAGCAGTCGGTGTATGAGCGAATTGTTCGCCAGTTGGACATGCGTGAGCAAGGCGCTTATTTATTGCATGGAGTCACAGGAAGTGGTAAGACGGAGGTCTATTTACAGTCGATTCAGCGCTGTATCAGTCAGAACCGTCAAGCGATTGTACTGGTACCCGAAATATCGTTAACACCACAAATGGTAGAGCGTTTCAAGGGGCGGTTTGGCGATCAGGTGGCAGTGATGCACAGCAGGCTGTCCGGCGGGGAACGCTACGATGAGTGGCGCAAGATACGCGAAGGTCGTGTGAAGGTGGCGATTGGCGCCCGTTCGGCAGTATTTGCGCCTTTTCGGGAGCTAGGACTCATTATTATGGACGAGGAGCACGAAACGTCCTACAAGCAGGAAGAGACCCCCAAATACCATGCGCGGGATGTAGCTATTCGCAGAGCCCATCAGCATGGAGCCGTCGTTATCCTGGGGTCAGCTACACCGTCGCTGGAAAGCTACTACGCCGCCCGCTCGCAAAGCAATGACGAATTTGCGCCGCTGCTGCTTGAAATGCCAACCCGCGCACTCGGGAACACGTTGCCTGAAGTACATATCATGGATATGCGCGAGGAACTGCGGGCTGGCAACCGCTCCATGTTCAGCCGCGCGCTGCATCAAGGAATCGCAGAACGGTTGGAGCGTAAGGAGCAGACGGTATTGCTGTTGAATCGGCGCGGGCATTCTACGTTCGTTATGTGCCGCAGCTGCGGCTATGTGGCGGGCTGTCCGCATTGCGATATTTCACTTACGTATCACCAGCGTTCGAACAATTTGCGTTGCCATTACTGTGGTTATTCCGAGCCTGTCCCGCAGATTTGTCCGGAATGCGGCAGTGAGCACATTCGCTACTTTGGCACAGGAACTCAGCGAGTGGAAGAAGAGCTGGCAAAGCTGTTTCCCGGTATACGTGTTGTCCGAATGGATGTGGATACAACATCAGAAAAAAACGCCCATGAAAAGCTGCTTAAGCAGTTTCGTGATAAAAAAGCAGATGTGCTGCTCGGTACCCAGATGGTAGCCAAAGGACTGGATTTTCCTGATGTGACGCTGGTTGGAGTTATTACTGCGGACTCGGCTCTTAATTTACCGGATTTTCGGGCTGCAGAAAAGACATTCCAGCTGTTAACACAGGTAGCCGGACGTGCCGGAAGGCATCAATTGCCAGGTGAAGTATTCGTACAATCTTATACTCCAGAGCATTATTCGGTGATTCACGCAAGTCGTCACGACTATGCCTCTTTTGTCAGGGAAGAGTTGAAACATCGCCGCAATTTGCACTATCCGCCGTATTGTCGTCTTATTTTGGTGACCTTTTCTCATGAACAGCTTCCGGTACTGGTCCGGCTGGCTGAAAACTATTCAGCTACCCTGCAGGGGCGGGCGAGACAACGGGGCTGGTTCGGGAATATGGATCGGCTGACATCGGATGTACTTGACATTTTGGGACCCGTAGCTTCACCGATCTCGAGAATCAAGAATAGATACCGATTTCAATGTATGATAAAATGGCGTGGAAATATCGATGCGATTGGTCTGGCTCAGCAGGTAGCTGATGAAATGGCGGAATCCGCACAGGCCCAAAAGCTGCTGATTAGTCTGGATGTTGATCCGCAAATGCTAATGTAG
- the rlmN gene encoding 23S rRNA (adenine(2503)-C(2))-methyltransferase RlmN, with translation MKPFIYDLTLEELQDWAKNNGEPAFRGGQIFDWLYVKRVNDFSEMTNLSKGLREKLAEQFSFVTLHEITKLESKDGTVKFLFGLHDDHAIETVIMRHNYGNSICVTTQVGCRIGCTFCASTLGGLKRNLTAGEITAQVVQAQKILDKTNERVSSIVIMGSGEPFENYEATMTFLRTMIHEKGLNIGQRHITVSTSGIVPNIYKFADEDTQINLAISIHAPNDALRSKLMPVNRRYPFNDVMDALRYYLAKTGRRISFEYALIGGVNDQAEHAEELADVLKDMLCHVNLIPVNHVPERKYVRTSRSDIFNFQRILADKGINVTIRREQGHDIAAACGQLRAKHMELG, from the coding sequence ATGAAACCTTTTATATATGATTTAACTCTGGAGGAGCTTCAGGACTGGGCCAAGAATAATGGCGAGCCTGCTTTTCGCGGAGGACAAATTTTTGACTGGCTGTATGTAAAGCGGGTCAACGATTTCAGTGAGATGACGAATTTGTCCAAGGGATTGAGAGAGAAGCTTGCAGAGCAATTCAGCTTTGTGACGCTGCATGAAATTACAAAGCTGGAATCGAAAGACGGTACAGTGAAATTTCTGTTCGGTTTGCACGATGATCATGCCATTGAGACGGTTATTATGAGACACAATTACGGAAACAGTATTTGTGTAACGACTCAGGTGGGCTGCCGGATTGGATGTACTTTTTGTGCTTCGACGCTTGGGGGCCTCAAACGGAACCTGACAGCCGGTGAAATTACAGCGCAGGTTGTGCAAGCACAGAAAATTTTGGATAAAACCAATGAACGAGTGAGCAGCATCGTGATTATGGGCTCAGGCGAGCCTTTTGAAAACTATGAAGCGACCATGACGTTTTTGCGTACGATGATTCATGAAAAGGGTCTGAATATAGGTCAACGTCATATCACGGTTTCGACCAGTGGCATTGTACCGAATATTTATAAATTTGCAGACGAGGATACCCAGATTAATCTGGCAATATCCATTCATGCGCCTAATGATGCGCTTCGTTCCAAACTGATGCCTGTTAATCGTCGTTATCCATTTAACGATGTTATGGATGCGCTTCGCTACTATCTTGCCAAGACGGGACGGAGAATTTCATTTGAATATGCCCTGATTGGTGGAGTAAACGACCAGGCAGAGCATGCAGAAGAGCTGGCGGATGTATTGAAGGACATGTTGTGCCACGTCAATTTGATCCCGGTCAACCATGTGCCTGAGCGCAAGTACGTACGCACATCGCGCAGCGATATTTTCAATTTCCAGCGTATTCTTGCCGATAAGGGCATCAATGTGACGATCCGGCGTGAACAGGGTCACGATATCGCTGCTGCCTGCGGCCAGTTGCGTGCAAAGCATATGGAGTTGGGGTGA